TCGCGCGGACGAACGGTTTCCTCGGCGATCTCGCGCAGGGCGACGACCGGGTTCTTGTCGCGGTCGCGATCGATGGTGAGGTCCGCACCGCCCGAAATCTGGCGGGCGCGCTGCGCGGCCAGGAGAACGAGGTCGAAGCGGTTCGGAATCTTGTCGACGCAATCTTCGACGGTGACGCGTGCCATTCGGCTGGGCCTTTTCGATGGAGCTGGCGCTGTAAAGAGAAGGTCGCGGAACTAAGGATTATGGGCTTCGAAGTCAAGGAAGCCGGTTTGCGCGGGCCGCTCTAGGGGCTAGGCACAAGCCCGCATGGCTACCGTCACCGACCGTCCTGTCGCCTCCGTCAGCCCGATCACGGCCGAGATCGCGGGGACCCGGCTGACGCTGGTGGAAAGCGGGAGCGAGCGGCTCCGGACGCTCCTCGCGATGATCGACCGGGCGCAAGTCTCGCTCCGGATGATCTTCTACATGATGGACGGCGATGCGGTCGGCGAAGCGGTGCGCGACGCGCTGGTCCGGGCGGCCGAACGCGGCTGCGACGTGCGGGTGATCCTCGACGGCTTCGGCTCCGACATTCCCGACGGGTTTCTCGACCCGCTTCATGCGGCGGGAGGGCATTCCTGCCTGTTTCACCCGCGCCTCAGCGCCCGCTATCTCCTGCGCAACCACCAGAAGCTGGTGGTGGTCGACGATCGCGAGGGACTGACGGGCGGCGCCAATCTCACCGTCGACTATATGAGCGACCATGCCGAGAGCCGCTGGCGCGACCTGTGGATCCATGTCGAAGGGCCGGCGATCCGGCCGGCGGCGCGCTATTTCGACGCCATCCATCACTGGACGACCACGCCCAAGCCCCGGCTGCGCGACCTGCGCCGGCTGCTCCACCGCTTCTCGCAGCACAAGGGGCCGCTGCAATGGCAATATTCGGGGCCCGTGCGCCGCTTCCACCCCTGGACCGTCGGCATCGCGCGCGAGCTGATCGCAGCGCAGCGGCTGGACATGATCTCGGCCTATTTCTCCCCGCCCTTCGCCATGCTCCGGCGGCTGTGGCGGCTGGGCGATCGCGGCGAGGTGCGGATCGTGACCGCAGCCAAGTCGGACAATAACGCGACCATCGCGGCCGCGCGCTTCACCTATCGTCGCCTGCTGCGCCACCGCGTCCGGATGTTCGAATTCCAGCCCGAGAAGTTGCACACCAAGTTGCTGATCGTCGACGATGCGGTCCACATCGGGTCGGCCAATTTCGACTTCCGCAGCCTGTATCTCAACCTCGAGATCATGCTTCGGATCGAGGACGCCGCCTTCGCCGAGCAGGTGCGCGGTTACTTCGAGCGGCAACTCGCCGACTGCCAGGAGATCACGCCCGCGCTGCACCGCGAACGCGCGCACTGGTGGCGGCGGATCAAGTGGGCGTTCAGCAATTTCCTCGTGACCGCGGTCGACTATACCGTCACCCGGCGGCTCAATTTCGGACCGGAACGCTAGGCCTCGTTCTTCCAGGCCCAGAAGAGCGTCGCCGGGGGCACGTTGACCCATTCGAACCCGCGATCGAGCCGGTCGAAGACGGGCGCGATGAAGTCGCGGACCTTGGGGCTGAACTGATAGACGAGGAACGCGCCGCCCGGACGGATCGCACGCGAAGTCGCGGCGCCGATCTCGTCACCCACGCCCGGCGGCAAGGTCGAGAACGGCAGGCCGGAAAGGACGTAATCCGCCTTGCCGAGCCCGCGGTCGGCGAGCACCTTCTCGACGTCGGCCGCACTCGCGGTGACTGCGACCAGGCGGGGGTCGTCGATGCTTTCCTTAAGGAAAGCGGTGAATTCGGGATTGGTGTCGATCGTCACCAGCTTGGCGTCCTCGGGCAGGCGCTCGAGGATGATCCGGGTGAAGGTGCCGACGCCGGGGCCATATTCGACGAACAGCTTGGTGTTCGGCCAGTCGACCGGGCCGAGCATCTTGTCGATCAGGCGCCGCGACGAGGGGATGACCGAGCCGACCATCACCGGATGCTTGAAGAAGCCGCGCAGGAAGGCGAGCCGCTCGGAGCCCCCGCGGCGACGGGCAAGGCGACGCCGTTCCTTGAGGGCGCGGGCAGAAGTGGCTTGCATGAAGGCTCCGGCTAAAACGTCGGCAGACGGCTGGGTATAAACCGCTGCAAGAGCAAATGCGGGCCGCCTTGGCAAGTTCCGGTGAGGCGCTAGGAGCTTGGCGCATGGCGGAAGGATCGGCGAAGCGACGGAAAGTGGGCGGATCGGCGCTCACCACGACCCACTTCGTGCTGCTCTTCTCGGCGATGCTGGTGGCCGCAGCGGGCAATACCGCGCTCCAGTCGGTCATGCCCGCGATCGGCCGCGCGATCGGGGTTGCCGATTTCTGGGTCGCCATCGCTTACACCTGGAGCGCGGTCTTGTGGGTGTGGCTCGCGCCCTTGTGGGCCGAGCGGAGCGACACCCATGGCCGC
This genomic window from Sphingomonas rosea contains:
- the rpoZ gene encoding DNA-directed RNA polymerase subunit omega, giving the protein MARVTVEDCVDKIPNRFDLVLLAAQRARQISGGADLTIDRDRDKNPVVALREIAEETVRPRDLNEAVVSSLQRVQIDEEDATDELASLAESAEALRLTAAAPPRPTPSGGDYE
- a CDS encoding phosphatidylserine/phosphatidylglycerophosphate/cardiolipin synthase family protein, giving the protein MATVTDRPVASVSPITAEIAGTRLTLVESGSERLRTLLAMIDRAQVSLRMIFYMMDGDAVGEAVRDALVRAAERGCDVRVILDGFGSDIPDGFLDPLHAAGGHSCLFHPRLSARYLLRNHQKLVVVDDREGLTGGANLTVDYMSDHAESRWRDLWIHVEGPAIRPAARYFDAIHHWTTTPKPRLRDLRRLLHRFSQHKGPLQWQYSGPVRRFHPWTVGIARELIAAQRLDMISAYFSPPFAMLRRLWRLGDRGEVRIVTAAKSDNNATIAAARFTYRRLLRHRVRMFEFQPEKLHTKLLIVDDAVHIGSANFDFRSLYLNLEIMLRIEDAAFAEQVRGYFERQLADCQEITPALHRERAHWWRRIKWAFSNFLVTAVDYTVTRRLNFGPER
- a CDS encoding methyltransferase; translation: MQATSARALKERRRLARRRGGSERLAFLRGFFKHPVMVGSVIPSSRRLIDKMLGPVDWPNTKLFVEYGPGVGTFTRIILERLPEDAKLVTIDTNPEFTAFLKESIDDPRLVAVTASAADVEKVLADRGLGKADYVLSGLPFSTLPPGVGDEIGAATSRAIRPGGAFLVYQFSPKVRDFIAPVFDRLDRGFEWVNVPPATLFWAWKNEA